One Sulfurirhabdus autotrophica DNA window includes the following coding sequences:
- a CDS encoding ZIP family metal transporter — MPTLLAIILASLLGGVLSVAFAAIVALSARASWVPMLISYAIGALLGAVFLEILPHAFELTKNIEHMAATILFGILLFFILEKLVIWRHCHGHECEVHTPDSDHGEHTGGHSHSAHADHSDHGRSGIMIMVGDTFHNFVDGIIIAAAFMADFQLGVVTSLAIIAHEIPQEVGDFLILLHSGYTKRQALIFNLLSSAATIVGGVLGYFALQSMQDWVPFVLGIASASMLYVAVADLIPGLHKRTELHATVQQVTLIGLGIGSIGLIKFLLGDLA; from the coding sequence GTGCCAACTCTCCTTGCCATCATTTTAGCCAGCCTGCTCGGTGGCGTGCTTAGTGTAGCCTTTGCTGCAATTGTCGCTTTATCGGCGCGCGCCTCTTGGGTGCCGATGTTGATCAGCTATGCCATTGGTGCGTTGCTTGGCGCTGTTTTTCTTGAAATATTGCCCCATGCGTTTGAATTAACAAAAAATATTGAGCACATGGCGGCAACTATTCTGTTTGGTATTCTGCTTTTCTTTATACTGGAGAAGCTGGTTATCTGGCGTCATTGTCACGGTCATGAATGCGAAGTCCATACACCTGACTCTGATCATGGCGAGCATACTGGAGGCCATTCCCATAGTGCTCATGCTGACCACAGTGACCATGGCAGAAGTGGTATCATGATCATGGTGGGTGATACTTTCCATAACTTTGTGGATGGAATTATTATTGCCGCGGCATTTATGGCTGATTTCCAGTTGGGCGTCGTGACATCGCTTGCCATCATCGCACATGAAATCCCGCAGGAAGTAGGGGATTTCCTTATTTTGCTGCATTCCGGGTATACCAAAAGGCAAGCGTTAATTTTTAATTTACTGTCGAGTGCCGCCACGATTGTTGGGGGCGTTTTAGGTTATTTTGCTTTGCAATCCATGCAGGACTGGGTGCCGTTTGTGCTGGGTATTGCTTCAGCCAGCATGTTGTATGTGGCTGTAGCAGATCTGATTCCGGGATTGCACAAGCGCACTGAACTGCATGCAACTGTACAACAAGTGACTTTAATCGGGCTTGGTATTGGTAGTATCGGGCTGATTAAGTTTCTGCTCGGCGATCTTGCGTAG